Proteins from a genomic interval of Desulfovibrio piger:
- a CDS encoding M23 family metallopeptidase, which translates to MKKTGLAVFFVLVILLGLLAGQLGIAHLPWSSEDTDTAPGQAVTEQAAEAPARDGEATAPATGTEDAGQEKAPAAPETAATAAEAETDQDAQPAVPLPEGAEIINGEAVVHGTVEKGDTVSKIIEGNTSSGSHPYVSAARQVFSMRAFRTGQPYTIVVDPASGQLKRFEYEIDASRRLVVEGAEEPVARVEPIEYVTTLAQVEATIDDNLFQAVADIGESPQLALTLGSLFGSEINFIRDLQPGDSFKVLVEKRYRDGEYKGYGRVLAAHFTNTGTTYEAYLFRDGKNRPQHYNAKGENLRKTLLQAPLAFTRVTSRFSHNRKHPILGYSRPHLGVDYGAPTGTPVKAVGDGVVTRRSWAGGYGNQVIIKHSAGLESMYSHLSGYARGLRNGQRVRQGQVIGFVGSTGLSSGPHLDFRLRQNGKFVNPAKAINPRGESVRKASMDRFRKTVEKERALLLGQTSLLEYDVDSIVPVDDVEPSAK; encoded by the coding sequence ATGAAGAAAACAGGACTTGCAGTCTTTTTCGTCCTCGTGATCCTCCTTGGCCTGCTGGCCGGACAGCTGGGCATAGCCCACCTGCCCTGGAGCTCAGAGGATACAGATACGGCTCCCGGCCAGGCCGTGACGGAACAGGCCGCCGAGGCCCCGGCCCGCGACGGGGAGGCAACGGCCCCCGCGACCGGGACGGAAGACGCCGGGCAGGAAAAAGCCCCTGCCGCTCCCGAAACTGCTGCCACTGCCGCAGAGGCAGAGACGGACCAGGATGCCCAGCCCGCGGTGCCCCTGCCCGAAGGGGCCGAGATCATCAACGGCGAGGCCGTGGTGCACGGCACGGTGGAAAAGGGCGATACCGTCAGCAAGATCATCGAGGGCAACACCTCTTCCGGATCCCATCCTTATGTGAGCGCCGCCCGGCAGGTCTTTTCCATGCGGGCCTTCCGTACCGGCCAGCCCTACACCATTGTGGTTGACCCCGCTTCCGGCCAGCTCAAGCGATTCGAGTACGAGATCGACGCCAGCCGCCGTCTGGTGGTGGAAGGAGCGGAAGAGCCCGTGGCCCGCGTGGAGCCCATCGAATATGTGACCACCCTCGCCCAGGTGGAAGCCACCATCGACGACAATCTCTTCCAGGCCGTGGCCGACATCGGCGAAAGCCCGCAGCTGGCCCTGACCCTGGGCAGTCTGTTCGGCTCGGAGATCAACTTCATCCGCGACCTGCAACCCGGCGACAGTTTCAAGGTGCTGGTGGAAAAACGCTACCGCGACGGCGAATACAAGGGCTATGGCCGCGTGCTGGCCGCCCATTTCACCAACACGGGCACCACCTACGAGGCCTATCTGTTCCGCGACGGCAAGAACCGGCCGCAGCATTACAACGCCAAGGGCGAGAACCTGCGCAAGACCCTGTTGCAGGCGCCGCTGGCCTTCACCCGCGTGACGTCCCGCTTCTCGCACAACCGCAAGCATCCCATCCTCGGCTACAGCCGTCCGCATCTGGGCGTGGACTACGGCGCGCCCACCGGTACGCCGGTCAAGGCCGTGGGTGACGGCGTGGTCACCCGGCGCAGCTGGGCCGGAGGCTACGGCAACCAGGTCATCATCAAGCATTCGGCCGGGCTGGAATCCATGTATTCCCATCTGTCCGGCTATGCCCGCGGCCTGCGCAACGGTCAGCGCGTGCGCCAGGGCCAGGTCATCGGCTTCGTGGGCAGCACGGGCCTTTCTTCCGGGCCGCATCTGGATTTCCGCCTGCGGCAGAACGGCAAGTTCGTCAATCCGGCCAAGGCCATCAACCCGCGCGGCGAGAGCGTGCGCAAGGCCTCCATGGACCGCTTCCGCAAGACCGTGGAAAAGGAACGCGCCCTGCTGCTGGGCCAGACCTCGCTGCTGGAATATGATGTGGACAGCATCGTGCCCGTGGATGATGTGGAGCCTTCCGCCAAGTAG
- a CDS encoding MFS transporter: MSLHLSYKKWLFFVLSSAYLVVFIQNVAITVVTPDVMQDLGLSSGDMGLLGSVYLYAYALTQVFSGILSTRFGPRRLLSCQFLVAALGGFLFATAHSLPMAVAGRLLNGLGMAGVMSSSFTLFSRWFAPETFSRLCTLFFIAGGMGGLLATTPLSLANHWVGWRLVFLALSVLTCSLTVIIYTVVRDWPPHLAATCSGIRLADVLRDVAAMAKQSDFWKMVVWYLTLPSQYFVFHGLWGAVYMGGTFGLSPSLIGNILAMGAVGFIAGTPLLTWISEKRLKSRRKAMVLASLLACVSGAALSLGSAGLSVPLLFVVSLGLGIAANGPCPVGYATGRERFGNRMVGSLSGILASSVFVGGALLQLISGALLSFAQQAGLSQPWTWAFAPLALLAAVSALAAWLLPETFVDKK; encoded by the coding sequence GTGTCTTTGCATCTTTCCTACAAAAAATGGCTGTTCTTCGTCCTTTCCTCAGCCTATCTGGTGGTCTTCATCCAGAACGTGGCCATCACCGTGGTCACCCCCGACGTCATGCAGGACCTCGGGCTCTCCTCCGGTGACATGGGCCTGCTGGGTTCCGTCTACCTGTATGCCTATGCCCTTACCCAGGTCTTTTCCGGCATCCTCTCCACCCGTTTCGGCCCGCGCCGCCTGCTGAGCTGCCAGTTCTTGGTGGCGGCCCTGGGCGGCTTCCTTTTCGCCACGGCCCACAGTCTGCCCATGGCCGTGGCCGGGCGTCTGCTCAACGGTCTGGGCATGGCCGGGGTCATGTCCTCTTCCTTCACCCTGTTCAGCCGCTGGTTCGCGCCCGAGACCTTCTCCCGGCTCTGCACCCTGTTCTTCATCGCGGGCGGCATGGGCGGCCTGCTGGCCACAACCCCGCTTTCCCTGGCCAACCACTGGGTGGGCTGGCGGCTGGTCTTCCTTGCGCTTTCCGTGCTGACCTGTTCCCTGACCGTCATCATCTATACCGTGGTGCGGGACTGGCCGCCCCATCTGGCGGCCACCTGCAGCGGCATCCGTCTGGCCGACGTGCTGCGTGACGTGGCCGCCATGGCCAAGCAGTCCGACTTCTGGAAGATGGTCGTCTGGTACCTGACCCTGCCGTCGCAGTATTTCGTGTTCCACGGGCTCTGGGGCGCTGTCTACATGGGCGGGACCTTCGGCCTTTCGCCCAGCCTCATCGGCAATATCCTGGCCATGGGCGCCGTGGGCTTCATCGCCGGGACGCCGCTTTTGACCTGGATCAGCGAAAAGCGCCTCAAGTCCCGGCGCAAGGCCATGGTCCTGGCCAGCCTGCTGGCCTGCGTCTCCGGCGCGGCCCTGAGCCTGGGCAGCGCCGGCCTGAGCGTGCCCCTGCTGTTCGTGGTCTCCCTGGGCCTGGGCATCGCGGCCAACGGCCCCTGCCCCGTAGGCTATGCCACCGGCCGGGAACGCTTCGGCAACCGCATGGTGGGCAGCCTGAGCGGCATCCTGGCCTCCTCGGTGTTCGTGGGCGGGGCCCTGCTCCAGCTGATCTCCGGGGCGCTGCTTTCCTTTGCCCAGCAGGCGGGCCTTTCCCAGCCCTGGACATGGGCCTTTGCCCCGCTGGCTCTCCTGGCTGCCGTCAGTGCCCTGGCCGCCTGGCTCCTGCCTGAGACGTTCGTTGATAAAAAATAA
- a CDS encoding DnaA/Hda family protein: MTNAHVSLQDFRHRLRRHLLGGIPGGPDGGGAPWLDGLVMEYLPSGNVLRITFPHIYFARWFAPHKTDFSAAVKAAWPDADAPRLEYVLPGRCLPRGPAPQVAPARIPDALFFHADGSRDKMPLPGGARNAFPLAMARAVALREPGHSPFLLHGEKGTGKSHLLQHMAASLARQGLRVILAPAARFFQHCPLEEQTAPLFWQQAEALFLDDIQTLGGQPRSQRLLAALLAHRPEKAPVVLALEGGPDALGAWEPSPAASVRQLFSAELTPPDMEARMRYLQQCCRENALDLPREHLRLMARRAAHFHGLRSLLLRVKSAWEDDAARHPSLDDLERLARTGPVQACHAGHEQILAEAARCCDAAPADITGTGRHARLVMARQAAMYVCRRHLGLSYPELGRAFGGRDHSTVIHAVKKIGKMLESNKDVQHLVARLEKCAHQEQPDSSPTDEVFGA, translated from the coding sequence ATGACAAATGCACATGTTTCCCTTCAGGATTTTCGCCACCGCCTGCGCCGGCATCTGCTCGGCGGCATCCCCGGTGGCCCGGATGGCGGAGGAGCGCCCTGGCTGGATGGTCTGGTCATGGAATACCTCCCGTCCGGCAATGTGTTGCGGATCACCTTTCCCCATATCTACTTCGCCCGCTGGTTCGCGCCGCACAAAACGGATTTTTCGGCAGCCGTGAAGGCCGCCTGGCCGGACGCCGACGCCCCCCGGCTGGAATATGTCCTGCCCGGGCGGTGCCTGCCCCGGGGCCCGGCGCCGCAAGTGGCCCCGGCCCGCATCCCGGACGCCCTCTTTTTCCATGCCGACGGCAGCAGGGACAAGATGCCGCTGCCGGGCGGCGCCCGCAATGCCTTCCCCCTGGCCATGGCCAGGGCCGTCGCCCTGCGGGAGCCCGGGCACAGCCCCTTCCTGCTCCACGGCGAAAAAGGCACGGGCAAGAGCCATCTGCTGCAGCACATGGCCGCGTCCCTCGCCCGGCAGGGCCTGCGCGTCATCCTGGCCCCGGCGGCCCGTTTTTTTCAGCACTGTCCTCTGGAGGAACAGACGGCCCCCCTGTTCTGGCAACAGGCCGAGGCCCTGTTCCTGGACGATATCCAGACCCTGGGCGGACAGCCCCGTTCCCAGCGCCTGCTGGCGGCCCTGCTGGCGCATCGCCCCGAAAAGGCCCCGGTGGTCCTCGCCCTGGAGGGCGGCCCCGATGCCCTCGGAGCGTGGGAACCCAGCCCCGCCGCCAGCGTCCGGCAACTGTTCTCCGCCGAACTGACCCCGCCGGACATGGAAGCCCGCATGCGTTACCTGCAGCAATGCTGCCGGGAGAACGCCCTGGACCTGCCCCGCGAACATCTGCGCCTCATGGCGCGGCGCGCGGCCCATTTCCACGGCCTGCGTTCTCTGCTGCTCCGGGTCAAGTCCGCCTGGGAAGATGATGCCGCCCGGCATCCCAGCCTGGACGATCTGGAACGTCTGGCCCGTACGGGACCGGTGCAGGCCTGCCATGCCGGCCACGAACAGATCCTGGCCGAGGCCGCACGCTGCTGCGATGCCGCCCCCGCCGACATCACGGGCACGGGACGCCACGCGCGGCTGGTCATGGCCCGGCAGGCCGCCATGTACGTCTGCCGTCGCCATCTGGGCCTCTCCTATCCCGAACTGGGCCGGGCCTTTGGCGGACGCGACCACAGTACCGTCATCCATGCGGTTAAAAAGATTGGAAAAATGCTGGAAAGTAACAAAGATGTGCAACACCTTGTCGCCAGACTGGAGAAATGCGCACATCAGGAACAGCCGGACAGCTCCCCCACGGACGAAGTGTTCGGGGCGTAG
- the dnaN gene encoding DNA polymerase III subunit beta — protein MKLSVNKEQIIEGLQKAAAIIPAKAGAAYLRSIWLKAEKGSLSIMATDANIEFTGRYPAEVKQPGLIGVQGRAFVDLVRQLPAGVLQLTLDESTGNLLLEQGRRTYKLPVSGAEWFQNFSEFPAESPVTWSGDFLQDVLDRVVFCISDDDATDAITCLYMKPCGNGRIDVCGLNGHQFALVSFTHDDLAARLPEEGVLIQKKYLQDMKKWLGVDEIELNITDKRLYLRTLDGAESLSVPRAGHDYPDYTVFMSRLEGDGVSLLTVNRKEAIEALGRIQIFNTDSDRCAYLDLGDNEVRLSAQGQDTGSANESLEVTYRGDISRIAFPTRNLMDVLGHFSSPSVDMILTGAEGPCGIRGSEDNEYTVIIMPMKISESTYYSEEDV, from the coding sequence ATGAAACTTTCTGTTAATAAAGAACAGATCATCGAAGGCCTGCAGAAAGCGGCAGCCATCATCCCTGCCAAAGCAGGAGCCGCCTACCTGCGTTCCATCTGGTTGAAGGCCGAGAAGGGCAGCCTGTCCATCATGGCTACGGACGCCAATATCGAATTCACCGGCCGTTATCCTGCCGAAGTGAAGCAGCCCGGCCTCATCGGTGTGCAGGGCCGCGCTTTCGTGGATCTGGTGCGCCAGCTGCCTGCGGGCGTGCTCCAGCTCACGCTGGACGAGAGCACCGGCAACCTGCTGCTGGAACAGGGCCGCCGCACGTACAAGCTGCCTGTGAGCGGGGCCGAGTGGTTCCAGAACTTTTCCGAATTCCCGGCCGAGTCCCCGGTGACCTGGTCGGGCGACTTCCTGCAGGACGTGCTGGATCGTGTGGTCTTCTGCATCAGCGACGACGACGCCACCGACGCCATCACCTGCCTGTACATGAAGCCTTGCGGCAACGGCCGTATCGACGTCTGCGGCCTCAACGGCCACCAGTTCGCCCTGGTCTCCTTCACCCATGACGATCTGGCCGCCCGTCTGCCCGAAGAGGGCGTGCTCATCCAGAAGAAGTACCTGCAGGACATGAAGAAGTGGCTGGGCGTGGACGAGATCGAGCTCAACATCACCGACAAGCGCCTGTACCTGCGTACCCTGGACGGTGCCGAGAGCCTGTCCGTGCCGCGTGCCGGTCATGACTATCCCGACTACACGGTGTTCATGAGCCGTCTGGAAGGCGACGGCGTGAGCCTGCTCACCGTCAACCGCAAGGAAGCCATCGAGGCCCTGGGCCGCATCCAGATCTTCAACACCGACAGCGACCGCTGCGCCTATCTCGACCTGGGCGACAACGAAGTGCGCCTCTCCGCCCAGGGGCAGGACACCGGTTCGGCCAACGAGAGCCTGGAAGTGACCTACCGCGGCGACATCAGCCGCATCGCCTTCCCCACCCGCAACCTCATGGACGTGCTGGGCCACTTCAGTTCGCCCAGCGTGGACATGATCCTGACCGGCGCCGAGGGCCCCTGCGGCATCCGCGGTTCCGAAGACAACGAGTACACGGTCATCATCATGCCCATGAAGATTTCCGAATCCACCTATTATAGCGAGGAAGATGTTTAA